A part of Candidatus Cloacimonadota bacterium genomic DNA contains:
- a CDS encoding ribonuclease HIII, which yields MEKHIGEYLAWLMPELARQGIEIQDQNEIDYGWQMRLNDGEHSAVLNLYYSAKKGVSKVLAGKENPLKAQLHQLLQQNSESGAASFHTWERWIGSDEAGKGDYFGPLVVAAFAMDREMEADLCSLGVMDSKRLADYSIKNIAHSLYERYPKNISCVVIKPLRYNEIIADMQTRGENLNDLLAWQHGKAIMELLERVPNVRGILVDRFSHGKKVWKLLSGKEIGIPVEERVKAESDFAVAAASIIARYQFLQAKASMNQRYGIKFPLGSGKNVLEPARAFADKFGWERLAEVAKLHFVTSREVRARDIFEPPAHK from the coding sequence ATGGAGAAACACATCGGGGAATATCTTGCCTGGCTGATGCCGGAATTGGCGCGCCAGGGCATTGAAATCCAAGACCAAAACGAAATCGACTATGGCTGGCAAATGCGTTTGAACGACGGAGAACACAGCGCAGTTTTGAACCTGTATTATTCCGCAAAAAAGGGTGTCAGCAAGGTTTTGGCAGGCAAGGAAAACCCTCTTAAGGCGCAGTTGCATCAGCTTTTGCAGCAAAATTCCGAGAGCGGCGCCGCCAGTTTTCACACCTGGGAACGCTGGATTGGCAGCGATGAAGCCGGCAAGGGAGACTATTTCGGTCCCCTGGTGGTGGCTGCCTTTGCCATGGATCGCGAAATGGAAGCGGATTTGTGCTCGCTGGGCGTGATGGATTCCAAGCGTTTGGCGGATTACAGCATCAAAAATATCGCCCACAGCCTCTATGAACGCTATCCCAAAAATATCTCCTGCGTGGTAATCAAACCCTTGCGCTACAACGAGATAATCGCCGACATGCAGACCCGGGGCGAAAACCTGAACGACCTTTTGGCATGGCAGCATGGCAAAGCCATCATGGAGCTTTTGGAGCGGGTTCCCAATGTCCGCGGCATTTTGGTTGACCGCTTCAGCCATGGCAAAAAAGTTTGGAAGCTCCTCAGCGGCAAAGAGATTGGCATCCCGGTTGAAGAGCGCGTTAAAGCCGAGTCCGATTTTGCGGTGGCGGCGGCTTCCATCATCGCGCGCTATCAGTTCCTGCAAGCCAAAGCCTCGATGAACCAGCGTTATGGGATTAAATTCCCCCTGGGCAGCGGAAAAAATGTGCTTGAACCAGCCCGCGCTTTTGCCGATAAATTTGGCTGGGAACGCCTGGCCGAGGTTGCCAAACTGCATTTTGTGACCAGCCGTGAGGTTCGAGCCCGTGATATTTTCGAGCCTCCCGCCCATAAATGA
- a CDS encoding DNA alkylation repair protein, whose protein sequence is MTLLTARTELTPRQQEIFSFCESHFFAHENPAYVAKKARFFTEGYDAFGLDENQLRELRDELFRRFEPSIPEMAELAYHFLATGKYEFGSLGLMMLKKNRPRLERVVFDQLKRCLDEAVINWTHADLIGTKLTPVLLELELVTLKDFEPWRFSESKWTRRTAAVTLLYLRNRLEVEELLEFVTPLLQDNTRPVHQGVGWFLRELWKIHPREVEDFLFTHKDSAAPIIIQYATEKMNKDKKKRFRRAINKPAKTPNPRHKKEKPTKKENDE, encoded by the coding sequence ATGACGTTACTGACGGCAAGAACAGAACTTACACCCCGTCAGCAAGAGATTTTCAGCTTTTGCGAAAGCCATTTCTTTGCTCACGAAAACCCCGCTTATGTGGCAAAAAAAGCCCGTTTTTTCACCGAAGGATACGACGCTTTTGGCTTGGACGAAAACCAACTGCGGGAGCTGCGCGACGAACTTTTCCGCCGCTTTGAGCCCAGCATCCCCGAAATGGCGGAATTGGCATACCACTTTTTGGCAACCGGGAAATATGAATTTGGCAGTCTGGGGCTGATGATGCTGAAGAAAAACAGGCCACGCCTGGAACGCGTCGTTTTCGACCAACTGAAACGCTGCCTGGATGAAGCGGTGATAAACTGGACCCATGCCGACCTCATCGGCACCAAGCTCACACCCGTCCTTCTGGAGCTGGAACTGGTTACCCTGAAAGACTTTGAGCCCTGGCGTTTCTCGGAAAGCAAATGGACCCGGCGGACGGCGGCAGTCACCCTGCTCTATCTGCGCAACCGCCTCGAAGTTGAAGAGCTGCTGGAGTTTGTCACCCCGCTCCTGCAGGATAACACACGCCCCGTGCATCAAGGTGTGGGCTGGTTTTTACGCGAACTTTGGAAAATCCACCCCCGTGAGGTTGAGGATTTCCTTTTCACCCACAAGGATTCCGCCGCGCCCATCATCATCCAGTATGCCACCGAAAAGATGAATAAAGACAAGAAAAAACGCTTCCGCCGCGCCATCAATAAACCTGCCAAAACACCCAACCCACGCCACAAAAAAGAAAAACCAACCAAGAAAGAAAACGATGAATAA
- a CDS encoding RNA methyltransferase, translated as MIHVILVEPIYEGNVGAVARIMHNFGFSSLRIVGVVPSKNDFYLAMHSEHLLEEAQVFPTLKEALSDIDRAVAFSRRLGKLKPADLAPPELAIYCKKIPHLEIGLVFGRETFGLTDEEAALCPLRCHIPANPDFPSINLAQAVTVALWELTRKADSQTRLPAVPGIELDKMKAYMLDVMESAGFFRSHETTNWESFFAKMLAQLNPNQTMLWRFRQLFNRWHVLTTGKGMGYQHTDPPDEGETQ; from the coding sequence ATGATTCATGTGATTCTGGTGGAGCCAATCTATGAGGGCAATGTTGGCGCTGTCGCCAGAATCATGCACAATTTTGGCTTCAGCAGCCTGCGCATCGTGGGCGTTGTGCCCAGCAAGAACGATTTTTATCTGGCGATGCACTCCGAACATCTTTTGGAGGAAGCGCAGGTTTTTCCGACTCTGAAGGAAGCGCTTTCCGATATTGACCGCGCTGTCGCCTTTTCCCGCCGTTTGGGAAAATTGAAGCCTGCCGATCTCGCTCCCCCCGAACTGGCAATCTATTGTAAAAAGATACCCCACTTGGAAATAGGTTTGGTTTTTGGTCGCGAAACCTTTGGCCTCACGGACGAGGAAGCCGCGCTTTGTCCCCTGCGCTGCCATATCCCCGCAAACCCGGATTTTCCTTCCATAAACCTGGCTCAGGCTGTGACCGTGGCGCTTTGGGAACTCACCCGCAAAGCGGATTCCCAAACGCGTCTGCCGGCTGTACCGGGAATTGAGCTTGACAAAATGAAGGCATACATGCTTGATGTAATGGAGTCCGCTGGTTTTTTCCGCAGCCATGAAACCACGAATTGGGAAAGCTTTTTTGCCAAGATGCTGGCTCAGCTAAACCCAAATCAAACCATGCTTTGGCGCTTTCGTCAGCTTTTCAACCGCTGGCACGTGCTGACCACCGGAAAAGGCATGGGCTACCAGCACACCGACCCGCCTGATGAAGGAGAAACCCAGTAA